A single genomic interval of Pseudorasbora parva isolate DD20220531a chromosome 21, ASM2467924v1, whole genome shotgun sequence harbors:
- the LOC137055694 gene encoding supervillin-like has product MMDTMDSLQGSSLESKAERIARYKAERRRELSERYANLEESSSVYTRRERHRETTDTDAVPSSEQKKTDVSSGLNQPNKDSTALSEQGDRNNFEGKAKIDATPSSGIFVSNSNKVTRSHECHSPLEAEEAQKPQDDRKADDDAKTGMPAKMSHSKGLEKTDISATPKKQADDTTYNVEQISERRTDSTR; this is encoded by the exons ATGATGGATACTATGGACTCTTTGCAAGGCTCATCTCTGGAATCCAAAGCTGAACGCATCGCTCGTTACAAGGCCGAGAGAAGGCGAGAGCTGTCTGAACGGTATGCCAACTTGGAGGAAAGTTCATCCGTGTACACACGGAGGGAAAGACATCGGGAAACCACAGACACAGATGCAGTGCCCAGCTCTGAGCAGAAGAAGACCGATGTTTCCTCTGGACTAAATCAGCCCAATAAAGATAGCACTGCTCTGAGCGAGCAAGGAGACAGGAACAATTTTGAGGGAAAGGCCAAAATAGATGCCACACCATCCTCTGGCATCTTCGTTAGTAACAGCAACAAAGTAACAAGGTCACACGAATGTCACAG tccacTGGAAGCAGAGGAAGCCCAGAAGCCACAGG ATGACAGGAAAGCAGATGATGATGCCAAAACCGGTATGCCTGCCAAGATGTCCCACTCAAAA GGGCTGGAGAAGACAGACATCTCGGCCACCCCAAAGAAGCAAGCAGATGACACTACCTACAATGTAGAGCAAATCAGTGAGAGGAGGACTGATTCCACCAGGTAA